One Oncorhynchus keta strain PuntledgeMale-10-30-2019 unplaced genomic scaffold, Oket_V2 Un_contig_4359_pilon_pilon, whole genome shotgun sequence DNA window includes the following coding sequences:
- the carhsp1 gene encoding LOW QUALITY PROTEIN: calcium-regulated heat-stable protein 1 (The sequence of the model RefSeq protein was modified relative to this genomic sequence to represent the inferred CDS: inserted 2 bases in 1 codon; substituted 1 base at 1 genomic stop codon) — MCVTRLSLFLFFKCCLPFILWSWCVCVCVCLCVCVCVCVCVCVCVCVVSVCLCVVSVCGVCVLVCVCLCVWCVCVCVSVCVSVVCVCRADRAAEGPSFSGXCKCFSRTKGHGFITPADGGSDIFVHISEXDGEYVPMEGDEVSYKVCSIPPKYQKIQAVDVTITHLNPGSKHETWGGRCSAPPESRRFLEGRNGNRERVLFPKGHMG, encoded by the exons ATGTGTGTCACAAGGTTGTCATTGttccttttttttaaatgttgcctGCCTTTTATTTTGTggtcgtggtgtgtgtgtgtgtgtgtgtgtctgtgtgtgtgtgtgtgtgtgtgtgtgtgtgtgtgtgtgtgtgtgtgtgtggtgtctgtgtgtctgtgtgtggtgtctgtgtgtggtgtctgtgtgcttgtgtgtgtgtgcttgtgtgtgtggtgtgtctgtgtgtgtgtgtctgtgtgtgtgtctgtggtgtgtgtgtgcagggcggATCGGGCAGCGGAGGGGCCGTCGTTCAGCGG GTGTAAGTGTTTCTCTCGGACTAAAGGACACGGCTTCATCACACCAGCCGATGGAGGCAGCGACATCTTTGTCCACATCTCAGAGTAA GACG GGGAATACGTGCCAATGGAAGGAGATGAGGTGAGCTATAAGGTGTGCTCCATCCCTCCCAAGTACCAGAAGATCCAGGCGGTGGACGTCACCATCACCCACCTCAACCCAGGATCGAAGCACGAGACCTGGGGCGGGCGTTGCTCAGCTCCTCCTGAGTCCCGGAGGTTTCTGGAGGGGAGAAATGGCAACAGGGAAAGGGTCCTTTTCCCGAAGGGACATATGGGTTAA